From the genome of Desulfatiglans sp.:
GAAAGACAGGTATGCAAAAATTGCAGGGAGATTTATTACGAAAATCCGCTCCCCGTGGCTGCCGTGATTCTTCCAAATAAAGAAAGAGAAACCCTGCTCGTAAAAAGAGCGAATGAGCCGTTTAAAGGAATGTGGTGTCTGCCAGTCGGCTTCGCGGAAACAGGCGAAAGCATAGAAGAGGCAGCCTTGAGGGAGCTTAAAGAAGAAACGGGGATAACAGGAAAGATCGTCCAGCTTGTAGATGTATGCTCGCATACAAATCCGCTTTACGGCGAGCTTCTGATAGTCACTTTTGAAGCGGAGAAACTGGGCGGCACGGAAAAGGCCGGAGATGACGCGTCGGACTGCAGGTATTTCCCGATCATGAATCTTCCCAAGCTCGCATTCGACTCGCAGGAAAAAGCCGTGCAGAAATATGTTGAACTGAAAAAAGACCTCTGGAACATACACGATTCAGTAGATACGTTCGTTAAAGCCGCCATAAAAGGGGAAACGCCCGGGAACAAAAACCTTCTCTCGGACGACCTGTTAACTATCGCAAGCGAAAATTCAAAAAAAATCATAAATTTATGGATCGATGACATAACGACCAA
Proteins encoded in this window:
- a CDS encoding NUDIX hydrolase, with translation MKKKKYCNFCGKELVSEFIDEKERQVCKNCREIYYENPLPVAAVILPNKERETLLVKRANEPFKGMWCLPVGFAETGESIEEAALRELKEETGITGKIVQLVDVCSHTNPLYGELLIVTFEAEKLGGTEKAGDDASDCRYFPIMNLPKLAFDSQEKAVQKYVELKKDLWNIHDSVDTFVKAAIKGETPGNKNLLSDDLLTIASENSKKIINLWIDDITTNPSTTSYRSLDRNDLFERAAFIIDRFELWLKGTKTEEELKDFYYNLAKKRKEDNVVLKDLISSLSLLKKHTWMFIYSYGVWEKAVDIYRMFELGERLVYFFDRAAYYTVMGYMELSGSNKKKQ